From the Sebastes fasciatus isolate fSebFas1 chromosome 3, fSebFas1.pri, whole genome shotgun sequence genome, one window contains:
- the LOC141765350 gene encoding uncharacterized protein LOC141765350, giving the protein MDGLHIFLVVLFGVVSCSHDSISGSVLEETVRRGDNITLYCDCKSSNGVYIVWYRNCSHENQPSLVLEVKHRSSVVNEANFILTILPRFELVRNFSSVSYDLLITNITESDEGIYYCGTVQTRVEDKEYITRRDVYSYGNLTTRILFDSSSCPDSSGCISNPELVVSSLMVFSLLSSFISFILFFYFCQKTDKEPQILSDTRGQTRWDQDEDACFTRVVFWAKDRKTHH; this is encoded by the exons ATGGACGGGCTGCACATTTTTCTGGTTGTTCTCTTTG GAGTTGTATCCTGCAGTCATGATTCAATTTCTGGATCAGTGTTGGAGGAGACAGTCAGACGAGGAGACAACATCACTCTCTACTGTGACTGTAAATCATCAAATGGAGTATACATAGTGTGGTACAGGAACTGCTCTCATGAGAACCAGCCTTCTCTTGTCCTTGAAGTAAAACACCGTTCATCGGTGGTCAACGAAGCTAATTTTATTCTGACAATTCTCCCTCGTTTTGAACTTGTGAGAAACTTTTCTTCTGTATCCTATGACCTGCTGATCACGAACATCACTGAGTCTGATGAGGGCATCTACTACTGTGGAACTGTACAGACAAGAGTGGAGGATAAAGAATACATTACTCGCAGAGATGTTTACAGCTATGGCAACCTCACAACAAGGATCCTATTCG ATTCCAGCTCGTGCCCTGACTCCAGTGGATGCATTTCAAACCCTGAGCTTGTTGTGTCCTCGCTGATGgtgttctctcttctctcctccttcatctcctttattttgtttttttacttctgtcAGAAAACAG ATAAGGAACCTCAAATTCTCTCTGACACCAGGGGACAAACAAGATGGGATCAG GATGAAGATGCGTGTTTCACACGAGTTGTGTTCTGGGCGAAGGACAGAAAAACTCACCACTAG